One stretch of Roseimicrobium sp. ORNL1 DNA includes these proteins:
- a CDS encoding FAD-binding oxidoreductase, translating into MSPASPSSLPVLIVGGGLAGTAVAWQCWARSVPFLVVDPGEAETTSRVAAGLVTPITGQRLKVSWRLEELLPEARAFYQRMEEQVGGTFYHPSPMVRLFSNERELKFWGLRREEADIQRWADTTSPDASVDASVFHNELGGFGQPDAAWLDTVTYLAASKEFFSAKGCWHTGAFKDDELDVSQEAVKWQGNVYAAVVLCRGAEERHDSRFFPWLQWDCARGVIADVRADYREHRMVQRGGWMQPRGDDGIYRAGSTYEFDFTRSLEESTEELRGKLQVLLKVPFEILSSQTGIRPIVKRQQLIVGRHPVHERVLILNGLGSKGVLRAPFFSRMLVEHVLDGAPIEAEVDVRANG; encoded by the coding sequence ATGTCACCCGCGAGTCCGAGTTCACTGCCCGTGTTGATTGTGGGCGGTGGGCTCGCGGGGACGGCGGTGGCCTGGCAATGCTGGGCGCGAAGTGTGCCGTTTTTGGTGGTCGATCCGGGAGAAGCGGAGACCACCTCGAGAGTAGCTGCCGGACTGGTGACGCCGATCACCGGCCAGCGGCTCAAGGTGAGCTGGCGGTTGGAGGAACTGCTGCCGGAGGCGCGTGCCTTTTACCAGCGCATGGAGGAGCAAGTGGGTGGAACGTTCTACCACCCCTCCCCCATGGTGCGGCTCTTCAGCAATGAGCGGGAACTGAAATTCTGGGGGTTGCGCCGCGAGGAGGCAGATATCCAGCGCTGGGCAGACACGACTTCGCCCGATGCCAGCGTGGATGCGTCGGTGTTTCACAATGAACTGGGCGGCTTTGGCCAGCCGGATGCTGCTTGGTTGGATACGGTGACGTACCTGGCAGCATCAAAGGAGTTTTTCTCCGCGAAGGGTTGCTGGCACACCGGCGCTTTCAAGGATGATGAGCTGGATGTCTCCCAGGAGGCGGTGAAATGGCAGGGCAATGTCTACGCCGCCGTCGTCCTTTGTCGCGGTGCGGAAGAACGCCACGACTCACGATTCTTCCCCTGGCTGCAGTGGGATTGTGCCCGCGGTGTAATTGCAGATGTGCGTGCGGACTATCGCGAGCATCGCATGGTGCAGCGTGGTGGGTGGATGCAGCCGCGTGGTGATGATGGCATCTACCGCGCGGGCTCGACGTACGAGTTTGATTTCACGCGAAGCCTGGAGGAATCGACGGAGGAACTGCGGGGGAAGTTGCAGGTGTTGTTGAAGGTGCCGTTTGAGATTCTCTCTTCGCAGACGGGCATCCGGCCGATCGTGAAGCGGCAGCAACTGATCGTGGGGCGACATCCAGTGCATGAGCGCGTGTTGATCTTGAATGGGCTTGGTTCCAAGGGCGTGCTGCGCGCGCCGTTTTTCTCACGGATGCTGGTGGAGCATGTGCTCGATGGCGCACCCATCGAAGCGGAGGTGGATGTGAGGGCGAATGGGTGA
- the secG gene encoding preprotein translocase subunit SecG → MSILIGFLMVLTAIVCLLLVLIVLMQRPRQEGLGATFGAGMMDSLAGAHATNVLQKGTSWLGGLMFFLTFVLASLMAHNTPKPKGSLAGDAPAPAAPAPVTAPVIPGLPAPTSAPAAPETPAATPAPAAATTPAPAPTTPAPAAESKPAAAPASTPAPAAPATENKPADAPPAAKPADAAPAPAPASTPAPAPAAPAPENKPADAAPAAPAPAPAPENKPADAAPAAPAPAPAPENKPASEAPVPAAPVPSTPPTPPAPAPAPSGN, encoded by the coding sequence ATGTCCATTCTTATCGGTTTCCTCATGGTGCTGACGGCGATCGTCTGTCTGCTCCTCGTCCTCATCGTCCTGATGCAGCGCCCGCGTCAGGAGGGCCTTGGCGCGACCTTCGGCGCTGGGATGATGGACTCCCTGGCTGGCGCTCACGCGACCAATGTGCTGCAGAAAGGCACTTCCTGGCTCGGTGGCCTGATGTTCTTCCTGACCTTCGTGCTGGCCTCGCTAATGGCGCATAACACCCCCAAGCCCAAGGGTTCGCTGGCTGGTGACGCCCCTGCCCCTGCCGCCCCCGCACCCGTGACGGCTCCTGTGATCCCCGGCCTGCCTGCTCCGACTTCGGCTCCGGCTGCTCCTGAAACTCCTGCAGCTACTCCTGCGCCCGCCGCTGCCACGACTCCAGCACCTGCCCCGACCACCCCGGCTCCTGCTGCTGAGAGCAAGCCTGCCGCCGCTCCGGCTTCCACCCCTGCCCCTGCGGCACCGGCGACTGAGAACAAGCCGGCTGATGCTCCTCCTGCCGCCAAGCCTGCTGACGCAGCTCCGGCACCCGCTCCTGCCAGCACTCCCGCCCCGGCACCCGCTGCTCCTGCTCCCGAGAACAAGCCTGCTGATGCAGCTCCGGCGGCCCCCGCGCCTGCTCCTGCTCCCGAGAACAAGCCTGCTGATGCAGCTCCGGCGGCCCCCGCGCCTGCTCCTGCCCCTGAGAACAAGCCCGCGAGCGAGGCTCCTGTTCCAGCTGCTCCAGTACCGAGCACGCCGCCGACGCCTCCGGCTCCCGCCCCTGCCCCTTCGGGTAACTAA
- a CDS encoding DUF1800 domain-containing protein: MSTDGTSTGTSTSTSRRSLFKAALAGTAAALTGCERSTAFFGQQMGQSIPTTLTPTQSAEIDPDFHLLSRAGYGPWPGELAEVKKTGRDAWLEEQLHPERIDDSAANLRAEWFESLYMDAGNAWEFRKEVLRDELTRHAVLRAVYSKRQLFEAMVEFWGDHLNIDLEKTDCIYLRPSDDRDVIRAHALGKFRDLILASAKSPAMLTYLDGRDNKVTKKSPVPNENYARELMELHTMGVNGGYTQKDIYEAARCLSGWTVDLKMRMADALNPFKAQRGTTYFKKEWHDNDTKDVLGHAIAAGGGEKDLERVVDIVCAHPSTAKYISQKLCRRFISHEPPQSAVDKVAAEFTRTSGDIKSTLRVLFQSEEFANARGQLLKRPFRFIVSSLRAMAADVESSYVGRRDDPAGQAAQAIQSKPPRIALVSYLHPLGQPLFRHPTPDGYPDEETPWLGTLLWRWNFAFALGGGFVPDVKTQGPPLRKALGIRKDSTDKDKAAVLFAHCIGRKPAEAELTALQSVEDEADLLALILASPAFQRC; encoded by the coding sequence ATGTCCACGGACGGCACATCTACCGGCACAAGCACCTCGACCTCACGGCGCTCGCTCTTCAAAGCAGCGCTGGCAGGCACTGCGGCCGCGCTCACCGGTTGCGAACGCTCCACGGCCTTCTTCGGCCAGCAGATGGGGCAGTCCATTCCCACCACGCTCACACCCACTCAGAGCGCGGAGATTGACCCGGACTTCCACCTGCTCTCCCGCGCCGGCTACGGTCCATGGCCGGGTGAACTCGCCGAAGTGAAGAAGACAGGTCGCGACGCCTGGCTGGAGGAGCAACTCCATCCGGAACGCATCGATGACTCTGCCGCGAATCTACGCGCTGAGTGGTTCGAATCCCTCTACATGGATGCGGGCAATGCGTGGGAGTTTCGCAAGGAAGTCCTGCGTGATGAACTCACGCGTCATGCCGTCTTGCGCGCCGTCTATTCCAAGCGGCAACTCTTCGAAGCGATGGTCGAGTTTTGGGGAGACCACCTCAACATCGATCTCGAGAAGACGGACTGCATCTACCTGCGACCTTCCGATGATCGCGATGTGATCCGCGCGCATGCCCTCGGCAAGTTCCGCGATCTCATCCTCGCCTCCGCGAAGTCGCCAGCGATGCTCACCTACCTCGATGGCCGCGACAACAAGGTCACGAAGAAGAGTCCGGTACCGAATGAGAACTACGCCCGCGAGCTCATGGAGTTGCACACCATGGGCGTGAACGGTGGCTACACGCAAAAAGACATCTACGAAGCCGCACGGTGCCTGAGCGGATGGACCGTGGACCTGAAGATGCGCATGGCAGATGCGCTCAATCCCTTCAAGGCACAGCGTGGCACGACGTACTTCAAGAAGGAATGGCACGACAACGACACGAAGGACGTCCTCGGACACGCCATCGCTGCCGGGGGAGGGGAGAAGGACCTGGAGCGTGTGGTGGACATCGTCTGTGCGCATCCGTCCACCGCGAAGTACATCTCCCAGAAACTCTGCCGCCGCTTCATCAGCCATGAGCCCCCGCAGAGTGCCGTGGACAAGGTCGCCGCTGAATTCACCCGCACGTCGGGTGATATCAAAAGCACCCTGCGCGTGCTGTTCCAGAGTGAAGAGTTCGCGAATGCACGTGGCCAGCTCTTGAAGCGCCCCTTCCGCTTCATCGTCTCCTCCCTGCGTGCGATGGCCGCGGATGTGGAAAGCAGTTATGTGGGACGCCGCGATGATCCCGCCGGTCAGGCCGCACAAGCGATCCAAAGCAAGCCACCGCGCATCGCACTGGTGAGCTACCTGCACCCCCTCGGACAGCCGCTCTTCCGCCATCCCACGCCCGATGGTTATCCCGATGAAGAGACACCCTGGCTGGGCACCTTGTTGTGGCGCTGGAACTTTGCCTTCGCTCTCGGCGGCGGATTTGTTCCCGATGTGAAGACCCAGGGTCCGCCCTTGCGAAAGGCACTGGGCATTCGCAAGGACTCCACGGATAAAGACAAAGCAGCCGTACTCTTCGCCCACTGCATCGGTCGCAAACCCGCGGAAGCCGAACTCACCGCCCTGCAATCCGTGGAGGACGAGGCGGACCTTCTTGCACTCATCCTCGCGTCGCCGGCATTCCAGCGTTGCTAA
- a CDS encoding enoyl-ACP reductase, giving the protein MNAKPLEGKVGLVFGVANKRSIAWAIAQAWAEAGAKLIFNYQGERLKDNVEELAGTFGPDTPLFPCDVSKDEEVDAFFNKVGEITPKVDLLLHSVAFAPKEALEGDFVSTSREAYLTAHNISAYSLVHLARKSAPLMTDGGSIIAMSYYGAEKVVPHYNVMGVAKASLEASTRYLAYDLGKKKIRVNCISAGPVNTLAARGIAGFGAMLKHYDAHAPIGRSCEPSELGATGVFLASDGAASITGQVLYVDGGYQIMGM; this is encoded by the coding sequence ATGAACGCCAAACCACTCGAAGGAAAAGTCGGACTCGTCTTCGGAGTCGCCAACAAACGCAGCATTGCGTGGGCCATTGCACAGGCCTGGGCGGAGGCGGGTGCGAAGCTGATTTTCAACTATCAGGGCGAGCGCCTGAAGGACAATGTGGAAGAGCTGGCGGGCACCTTCGGCCCGGATACCCCCCTCTTCCCCTGCGACGTGAGCAAGGACGAAGAAGTGGATGCCTTCTTCAACAAGGTGGGTGAGATCACCCCCAAAGTGGACCTCCTCCTGCACAGCGTTGCCTTCGCTCCCAAGGAAGCGCTTGAGGGTGACTTTGTCAGCACCTCCCGCGAGGCTTACCTCACCGCGCACAACATCAGCGCCTACTCGCTGGTGCACCTCGCCCGCAAGTCCGCTCCTCTCATGACGGACGGTGGCAGCATCATCGCCATGAGCTACTACGGCGCGGAGAAGGTGGTGCCCCACTACAACGTGATGGGCGTGGCCAAGGCCTCCCTCGAAGCCAGCACGCGCTACCTCGCGTATGACCTGGGCAAGAAAAAGATTCGTGTGAACTGCATCAGCGCCGGCCCGGTGAACACCCTCGCAGCGCGCGGCATCGCCGGATTCGGCGCCATGCTGAAGCACTATGATGCGCATGCACCGATCGGCCGCAGCTGCGAGCCTTCCGAGCTGGGCGCCACTGGTGTCTTCCTCGCCAGCGATGGCGCGGCGTCCATCACCGGACAGGTGCTGTACGTGGACGGCGGCTACCAGATCATGGGCATGTAA
- a CDS encoding AraC family transcriptional regulator has product MRAQFEDVHWTGHESFLVRTFDLPRFTVPWHFHPEPELTLILEGSGDRCVGDHLESFRAGDLVLLAGNLPHYWHSHAHTHATSGKTKQGRERARAIVVHLREESLGSSLLSLPEAASWRKLIERAHRGLAFGGRTASHASRELEHLPAKEGSHQLLALLGILQTLSDGTVDTRPLAGEHYLPACDDHAADRVRRVYQFIYGHLADPIGLDDLARAAGMSSAAFCRYCKRVTGRTPTRLLSELRITQACKLLTDTSQSVSEIAFASGFQSISNFNRVFQQIKATSPQLFRRQHARTH; this is encoded by the coding sequence ATGCGGGCGCAGTTCGAAGATGTGCATTGGACCGGTCACGAGTCATTCCTCGTGCGGACCTTTGACCTGCCCCGCTTCACCGTGCCGTGGCATTTCCATCCCGAGCCAGAGCTCACGTTGATCCTGGAAGGCAGCGGGGATCGCTGTGTGGGAGATCATCTCGAATCCTTCCGCGCCGGTGACCTAGTGTTGCTCGCAGGAAACCTGCCGCACTACTGGCACAGCCATGCTCACACTCACGCCACTTCCGGTAAGACGAAGCAGGGCCGCGAACGCGCACGCGCCATCGTGGTGCATCTGCGAGAGGAGAGCTTGGGAAGTTCGCTCCTTTCTTTGCCCGAGGCCGCTTCATGGAGAAAGCTGATCGAGCGAGCGCATCGCGGTCTCGCCTTCGGTGGCAGGACCGCATCGCATGCTTCCAGGGAACTGGAGCATCTACCTGCGAAGGAAGGCTCGCATCAGTTACTCGCCTTGCTCGGCATCCTGCAGACGCTGTCTGATGGCACGGTCGACACGCGGCCCCTCGCTGGTGAGCACTATCTTCCCGCGTGCGATGATCACGCCGCGGATCGCGTGCGGCGTGTGTATCAATTCATCTACGGTCATCTCGCGGATCCCATCGGGCTCGATGATCTGGCGCGGGCCGCGGGCATGAGCAGCGCTGCCTTCTGCCGCTACTGCAAGCGCGTCACCGGTCGCACCCCCACACGCCTGCTCAGCGAGCTGCGCATCACCCAAGCCTGCAAGCTGCTCACGGACACTTCGCAAAGCGTCAGTGAGATTGCCTTCGCGAGTGGGTTCCAGTCCATCTCGAATTTCAATCGCGTGTTCCAGCAGATCAAAGCGACCAGCCCGCAGCTGTTTCGCCGGCAGCATGCGAGGACGCACTGA
- a CDS encoding class I SAM-dependent methyltransferase, with translation MSDRVSFIAPVTSASNSPFTALPTAVQWSHHIVGPRLRVGDWVVDATAGNGHDSIFLAERVLPSGRVFTFDLQAQAIEKTRENLAKNVTIQQLAEVTLFQAGHERMSELLPTEARGRLRAVMFNFGYLPGGDKKIITREETSLAAVRIALEWLAEDGVMTIVLYPGHDGGREEASAVQCLIASLPSMEFEAQRVGYLNFRPTTPYCIAVRRRAANA, from the coding sequence GTGAGCGATAGAGTCAGCTTCATTGCTCCCGTGACCTCCGCTTCCAACTCCCCCTTCACCGCCCTCCCCACTGCTGTGCAATGGTCGCATCACATCGTAGGGCCGCGACTGCGCGTGGGTGACTGGGTGGTAGATGCCACGGCGGGGAATGGTCATGATTCCATCTTCCTCGCGGAGCGTGTGCTCCCCAGTGGACGGGTGTTTACCTTCGACTTGCAGGCCCAGGCGATTGAAAAGACGCGCGAGAATCTCGCGAAGAACGTCACCATTCAGCAACTGGCAGAGGTCACGCTTTTCCAGGCCGGACACGAGCGCATGTCGGAGCTTTTGCCAACGGAAGCGCGAGGGCGCTTACGCGCGGTGATGTTCAACTTTGGCTATCTGCCCGGCGGGGACAAGAAGATCATCACACGGGAGGAGACGTCACTCGCTGCGGTGCGCATCGCATTGGAGTGGCTGGCGGAAGACGGCGTCATGACCATCGTGCTGTATCCGGGTCATGACGGCGGTCGGGAGGAGGCGAGTGCGGTGCAGTGCCTGATAGCGTCACTGCCCTCCATGGAATTCGAGGCGCAACGCGTGGGCTACCTCAATTTCCGGCCGACTACACCCTACTGCATTGCGGTGCGGCGACGCGCGGCAAATGCCTGA
- a CDS encoding DUF1501 domain-containing protein: MSSFTRRALLSKLAVAAAPAVEDAGRHTLIVVFLRGGADTMNLVVPYADDSYYKARPTIAIKAPTGDADKSRAVRLDDRYAFHPALRPLHEKFSEGRLAIVQAVGTDNTTGSHFECQDQMEHGDSMAASAAGGGWLGRYLRTRANTKLGPLSAVALGTALPESLRGAPVASVMQSLEEIAIRTPSGKPDAAAAVLAAMYGADVTMLGTQGRETLDLFKRVSALQEGGYKPANDAKYPKDSFGNGMREIARLIKAHVGLEVACIDVGGWDTHFFQGTTDSFQAERARVLAEGLAAFDADLKDQRGSFTVMVTTEFGRRIYENASLGTDHGRGFALMTLSNRIQGGRILGKWPCVVENESPAGPGGMQIQHDYRSVFAEVLRGSLGLDAAAASAVFPKCEFGKVGLVA; the protein is encoded by the coding sequence ATGTCCTCTTTCACCCGACGCGCCCTGCTTTCGAAGCTCGCCGTGGCTGCTGCTCCGGCAGTGGAGGACGCCGGTCGTCACACACTGATCGTGGTCTTCCTGCGCGGTGGTGCGGATACCATGAATCTCGTCGTGCCGTACGCGGACGACAGCTATTACAAAGCTCGCCCAACCATCGCCATCAAGGCGCCCACCGGTGACGCAGACAAGTCACGCGCCGTCCGCCTTGATGACCGTTATGCGTTTCACCCCGCCTTGCGGCCGCTACACGAGAAGTTCTCTGAGGGCCGACTCGCCATCGTGCAAGCCGTGGGCACGGACAACACCACCGGCTCTCACTTCGAGTGCCAGGATCAGATGGAGCACGGCGATTCCATGGCAGCCTCCGCTGCAGGGGGTGGCTGGCTGGGACGTTATCTCCGCACCCGCGCGAATACGAAGCTCGGTCCCTTGAGCGCCGTCGCGCTCGGAACTGCGCTTCCGGAAAGCCTGCGCGGCGCACCCGTCGCGAGCGTGATGCAATCGCTCGAAGAAATCGCCATCCGCACGCCCTCTGGCAAACCGGATGCCGCAGCTGCTGTACTCGCCGCCATGTACGGCGCCGATGTCACGATGTTGGGGACACAGGGTCGCGAGACACTGGACCTCTTCAAACGTGTCAGCGCGCTTCAAGAAGGCGGCTACAAACCGGCAAATGATGCGAAGTATCCCAAGGACAGTTTTGGCAATGGCATGCGCGAGATTGCTCGATTGATCAAAGCACACGTCGGCCTCGAGGTCGCGTGCATCGATGTCGGTGGCTGGGACACGCATTTCTTCCAAGGCACCACGGATAGCTTCCAGGCCGAACGCGCCCGCGTTCTCGCCGAAGGTCTCGCCGCTTTTGATGCCGATCTCAAGGACCAGCGCGGCAGTTTCACCGTGATGGTCACCACCGAATTCGGCCGCCGCATCTACGAGAACGCCTCCCTCGGCACCGACCACGGCCGCGGCTTCGCCTTGATGACCCTGAGCAACCGCATCCAAGGCGGTCGCATCCTCGGCAAGTGGCCTTGTGTCGTGGAAAACGAATCCCCCGCCGGCCCCGGCGGCATGCAGATCCAACACGACTACCGCAGTGTGTTTGCGGAGGTGTTGCGTGGTTCCTTGGGGCTGGACGCGGCCGCAGCCAGCGCCGTGTTTCCCAAGTGCGAGTTCGGCAAGGTGGGATTGGTGGCGTAG
- a CDS encoding type III secretion system chaperone: MPEIRQHATDLLRLIQESLPMEGEAALQWDESNQCSLTFDEDIAVIITLDEVVDAIFLNWILGALPLEPDEVANALQELLEANHEWNKTEGGTLGLDADTGLVTLSYRVDLPLDDAAVIQDIIAKLYNVSSHWQKSLNLGYPSAEVLSARSVRDSL; this comes from the coding sequence ATGCCTGAAATCCGCCAACACGCCACTGACCTGCTCCGCCTCATCCAGGAATCACTTCCGATGGAAGGAGAAGCAGCCCTGCAGTGGGATGAGAGCAACCAGTGCTCCCTCACTTTTGACGAGGACATCGCCGTCATCATCACCCTCGATGAAGTGGTGGACGCCATCTTCCTGAACTGGATCCTCGGTGCCCTGCCGCTCGAGCCCGATGAAGTAGCCAATGCCCTGCAGGAACTCCTGGAAGCCAACCACGAATGGAACAAGACCGAAGGCGGCACGCTCGGACTCGACGCCGACACCGGCCTGGTCACGCTGTCCTACCGTGTCGACCTTCCTCTCGACGACGCGGCGGTCATCCAGGACATCATCGCCAAACTCTACAATGTCTCCAGCCACTGGCAGAAGAGTCTGAATCTGGGTTATCCCAGTGCGGAGGTCCTGTCGGCGCGCTCCGTCCGCGACTCGCTGTAA
- the tkt gene encoding transketolase, with protein MNKAILQKAANEARGIAMDAVHKCQSGHLGLPLGAAEIGAVLFGEMLQCDPTDPKWLNRDRFILSAGHGSMFIYTWLHLAGYDLPMKELENFRQLHSRTPGHPESFETVGVECTTGPLGQGVANAVGFAISGKMAAAKYNTADFKLLDNHIFVLAGDGCLQEGVAREAVAFAGHNGLDNLILIYDSNDVTLDAMAKLTQSEDTAKVYEGLGWDVITIDGHSFGDIYSAIDRAKTSNNNKPKIIIAKTEIGRGIPEVAGTAKAHGEGGAKFVDAARAALGLPADQHFFVSDEVKAHFAELKEKRIAANAEWQKRFEAWGKANPELKAQLDDAINHKYTAEELLKLIPEYPAEGKAATRNSGGEILNHLAKAIPHMITGSADLFGSTKNYIKDGGDFSKNTPTGRNLWFGIREHAMAAMVNGIKYDGLFRASSATFLVFADYCRASMRIAALAKLPATYIFTHDSVGVGEDGPTHQPVETVSGLRLIPNLDVIRPGDAEECAAAFAAAFSRPDGPTLLALTRQDIPHQGSASAAARREGTLKGGYVLVKEKGDLKTILLASGSEVQHVVDAAKQLGDGVRVVSVPCFERFDRQSEAYRNEVLPPSCTKRVAIEAGVSALWWKYVGTEGKVLGIDRFGISAPGNTVMKELGMTAEAVVKAAS; from the coding sequence ATGAATAAAGCTATCCTCCAGAAAGCCGCCAATGAAGCCCGTGGCATTGCCATGGACGCGGTGCACAAGTGCCAGTCCGGCCACCTCGGCTTGCCGCTCGGCGCGGCGGAAATCGGCGCCGTCCTCTTCGGGGAAATGCTCCAGTGCGACCCGACCGACCCGAAGTGGCTCAATCGCGACCGCTTCATCCTGAGCGCGGGCCACGGCTCCATGTTCATCTACACATGGCTGCACCTCGCGGGTTATGACCTGCCGATGAAGGAGCTGGAGAACTTCCGCCAGCTTCACAGCCGCACCCCCGGACACCCGGAGTCCTTTGAGACTGTGGGCGTGGAGTGCACCACCGGCCCCCTTGGCCAGGGCGTGGCAAACGCGGTTGGTTTCGCCATCAGCGGCAAGATGGCCGCGGCGAAGTACAACACCGCCGACTTCAAGCTCCTCGACAACCACATCTTCGTCCTTGCCGGTGACGGCTGCCTTCAGGAGGGCGTGGCCCGTGAAGCCGTGGCCTTCGCCGGTCACAACGGTCTGGACAACCTGATCCTCATCTACGATTCCAACGACGTCACCCTCGACGCGATGGCCAAGCTCACCCAGAGCGAAGACACCGCCAAGGTGTACGAAGGCCTCGGCTGGGATGTCATCACCATCGACGGCCATAGCTTCGGCGACATCTACAGCGCCATCGACCGCGCGAAGACGAGCAACAACAACAAGCCCAAGATCATCATCGCCAAGACCGAGATCGGTCGCGGTATTCCTGAAGTGGCCGGCACTGCCAAGGCCCACGGTGAAGGTGGCGCCAAGTTCGTGGACGCCGCGCGCGCCGCGCTGGGCCTCCCCGCTGACCAGCACTTCTTCGTGAGCGATGAAGTGAAGGCCCACTTCGCTGAGCTGAAGGAAAAGCGCATCGCCGCGAATGCCGAGTGGCAGAAGCGTTTCGAAGCTTGGGGCAAGGCGAATCCTGAGCTCAAGGCCCAGCTCGACGACGCCATCAATCACAAGTACACCGCGGAAGAGCTGCTGAAGCTCATCCCCGAGTATCCCGCAGAAGGCAAGGCCGCGACCCGCAACAGTGGTGGCGAAATCCTGAACCATCTGGCGAAGGCGATCCCGCACATGATCACGGGCAGCGCTGACCTCTTCGGCTCGACGAAGAACTACATCAAGGACGGCGGCGACTTCTCCAAGAACACGCCCACCGGCCGCAACCTGTGGTTCGGTATTCGTGAGCATGCCATGGCCGCCATGGTGAACGGCATCAAGTACGACGGCCTCTTCCGCGCCAGCAGCGCCACCTTCCTGGTGTTCGCTGACTACTGCCGCGCTTCCATGCGTATCGCCGCGCTGGCCAAGCTTCCCGCGACCTACATCTTCACGCACGACTCCGTGGGTGTGGGTGAAGACGGCCCGACCCACCAGCCGGTGGAAACGGTGAGCGGTCTGCGCCTCATCCCGAATCTCGACGTCATCCGCCCCGGCGATGCCGAAGAGTGCGCCGCTGCCTTTGCCGCTGCGTTCAGCCGTCCGGATGGCCCCACGCTCCTCGCGCTTACCCGTCAGGACATCCCGCATCAGGGCAGCGCCAGCGCCGCCGCGCGTCGCGAAGGCACCCTCAAGGGTGGCTATGTGCTGGTGAAGGAAAAGGGTGACCTCAAGACCATCCTCCTCGCGAGCGGTTCCGAAGTGCAGCACGTGGTGGATGCCGCGAAGCAGCTCGGTGATGGCGTTCGTGTCGTCAGCGTCCCCTGCTTTGAGCGCTTTGACCGCCAGTCCGAAGCTTACCGCAACGAAGTGCTTCCGCCTTCCTGCACGAAGCGCGTCGCCATAGAGGCCGGTGTGTCCGCCCTGTGGTGGAAGTACGTCGGTACCGAAGGCAAGGTGCTCGGCATCGACCGCTTCGGTATCAGCGCCCCTGGCAACACGGTCATGAAGGAACTCGGCATGACCGCCGAAGCCGTGGTGAAGGCCGCGAGCTAG